In the Euphorbia lathyris chromosome 5, ddEupLath1.1, whole genome shotgun sequence genome, one interval contains:
- the LOC136230007 gene encoding lipoyl synthase, mitochondrial: MFHSRFTSLLRTLKSTNSRTFSTSIEPAKSQFPQTLAGLRARLAAETPSITDFADLQSNDSYSVEVGTKKKPLPKPKWMREAIPGGEKYVQIKKKLRELNLHTVCEEAKCPNLGECWSGGETGTATATIMILGDTCTRGCRFCNVKTSRTPPPPDPDEPRNVAEAIASWGLDYVVITSVDRDDLADQGSDHFAQTVQKLKALKPDMLIEALVPDFRGDAGCVEKVAKSGLDVFAHNIETVEELQSVVRDHRANFKQSLDVLMMAKDHAPAGTLTKTSVMLGCGETPEQVVKTMERVRAAGVDVMTFGQYMRPSKRHMPVSEYITPEAFEKYRTLGMEMGFRYVASGPMVRSSYKAGEFYIKSMIESDRSASSHIS; the protein is encoded by the exons ATGTTTCATTCTCGTTTCACATCTCTTCTCCGAACCCTCAAATCCACGAATTCTCGCACGTTCTCTACCTCAATTGAACCTGCTAAATCCCAATTCCCCCAAACCCTAGCCGGTCTCCGCGCCCGATTAGCCGCGGAAACACCTTCCATCACCGATTTCGCCGACCTTCAATCCAATGATTCATACTCTGTGGAAGTTGGCACCAAGAAAAAACCTCTCCCCAAGCCTAAATGGATGAGGGAAGCTATCCCCGGCGGCGAAAAATATGTCCAgatcaagaagaaactgagaGAATTGAATCTTCATACTGTTTGTGAAGAGGCTAAGTGTCCTAATTTGGGCGAATGTTGGTCTGGTGGTGAAACTGGTACTGCCACTGCTACCATTATGATTCTGGGTGATACTTGTACTCGTGGATGCAG GTTTTGCAATGTGAAGACATCTCGAACTCCTCCTCCACCTGACCCTGATGAGCCTAGAAATGTAGCTGAGGCAATTGCATCATGGGGTTTGGATTATGTAGTAATCACTAGCGTTGATCGAGATGATTTGGCTGATCAAGGGAGTGATCATTTTGCTCAGACTGTACAAAAGTTGAAAGCTTTGAAGCCAGATATGCTGATAGAAGCATTGG TTCCTGATTTTCGAGGAGATGCTGGCTGCGTAGAGAAAGTAGCAAAATCAGGATTGGATGTGTTTGCTCACAATATTGAGACAGTTGAAGAACTTCAAAGTGTTGTTCGTGATCATCGTGCTAATTTCAAGCAATCTTTAGACGTTTTAATGATGGCCAAAGACCATGCTCCTGCTGGAACACTGACCAAAACATCGGTAATGTTAGGCTGTGGAGAAACGCCTGAACAGGTTGTGAAAACAATGGAGAGAGTGAGAGCAGCAGGTGTTGATGTGATGACTTTTGGCCAATATATGAGACCATCAAAGCGCCATATGCCAGTATCGGAATACATTACTcctgaagcttttgagaaatacAGAACACTTGGCATGGAAATG GGATTCCGCTACGTGGCATCTGGTCCGATGGTCAGATCATCATACAAAGCAGGTGAATTTTACATCAAATCCATGATTGAATCAGATCGCTCTGCATCTTCACATATCTCTTAA